tttgagaaagagagtgtgtgtgcataaacACAATGACGCCCATGTTTTGTTCACCTAACTCCCTAACAGCCCTTAAAAAGCCTTAAGTGTTTGGTCCTTGGACTTCCCTTGAAAACGAGCATGGTTTTAATGAAAACCCCAAATAATAAGGAGAAAGAAGACGGTAAGGAAACGCAGAAACAgcaatttttttctttctttcttgtcttttttattttattgaagtTTTGTTGAATAGACAACAATTCCTTTAGAGATTCTTTATTATGGAAAGCAAGAAAAAGGAGTAATATtttgtaattatatattttagcaATGTGTAGTTACTGAGCTGTaacatttccccccccccaagTTTCAAAGCTATCAGTTTGCAGTTGTGACTATTTATAATACTTGATTTGCTTGTTATTTaaatttcttcttttgtttcttgTACTATTGCTGTGAAATGGAAGAAGGTCCACAAGCCTTTCTTTTGTGTCATTCTGTACGACAGATAAGAGGCGAGAGCGTGAGAGTTGTGCTACTCTTTTTgtaatattgtaataataaaataaagttctaATTTATGCTTTGAAATGTGTCTGAACCGTAGTGTGGATCGTCTGCAACGCTGATTTAAACCGACGCTGACAACAGGTGTGCACTTTTCTCCAGCTCCCCTTCATGCTGCCTGAGCTCATGCTGTCTGACTGTTCAGGTAGGTTACTACTCACAGATTTGCATCTTGCATAATCAGCGTTACAAGTGGCTGAACGGTTCAAAAGGCCCGCCGAAAACCACATATAATTTGTAACCGAGACAGCTAGTGCTGAAGGTGGCGATTGTTGCACCAATTGCTGTGCTTTCATGCCATTTATCAGAGCCTGCCTCTGCCAAATAGAAAAGGGAAGTAGAGTAGACAAAGCAAGCTGTGAAAATCCACAGGACTATCTGGCTGCAGTAGATTTAGCTTGTCTGGCTGTGATGAAAATGGGACTCGTATAAAGGGCACACGGCGGGGGGGCAGGATCAGCACCTTCGTAATCAGTATTACCCCATGAAAGATTTTGAGCGATGTCAGAGGTGCCGGCAGGTTGTGGCCTTTGTGCAGAGAGGATGTGCATCCTGTTCAGGTGCGGGTAGAAACAGCGTGTGCAGAAGCTTTGGattacatgtttaaaatgtatgaCTTGgtaattaaaggggaactacgcccactTCAGAATTCATACATGTAAATCCTATGGCCTAAGAAAGTCCAAAAATACTAGTAAatatgaacaactctctcctaaATCTataaactagagtgctaaatcTCAatcttgtgatgtcatagagtATAAACAGCTCAGTGGGCACCCTGgcgtctgaaaagtgaagccgacgcagaagtgctttaaacttctttctaacagccagcagggggcgactctgctatagaagtctgagaaaatgagcctacttctcacttgatttattacctcagtaaacattgtagacatgagtttatggtctcagtcgctagtttcaagtcttcttcaatacagcatgatgttcatttagtaaatgatggtcccatttagagtcaaatagaccataaagcaaggagatgctttagggcgtggctaccttgtgattgacaggtcactaccacggcgttgtccagtcctGTACTGTACTTAGCTgcaccctctggtgtcacttaTGGTGGCAAAGAAGATGGCAACGGGCAAATCAAAGATGGCGAGCGACGgcgaaaaaatgccaaactcgaggcttcaaatcaAACCAatcggtgacgtcacggtgatcactagtgatgttacgtgctgtgccgaggcttcggagcgtgtgtcgagtaatccaggaagttttctgtgaagcgtgtatcgaggcttgtatTTACTGCCTTCTGCCCGGTTAAACCCCTGCCACACATCTGTAATATATGCCAGTTGTACCCTCTTTGTCCAATAGGTGGTTTCATGTGCACATGAAGCCCAGATGAAGCCTcatgaaatgaacccttttgcgaaccaatttgctggaaagcttcagtGCTTCGTGAAGCTTCATCTCGACATGACTAGTGACACTGTGCGCTTCTTATAAGTCTATGGAGCTGCTCCtgacaatgaattgggagagatgttctagatgacactgtgagcacccaggggaatgttctcagtatatgggaacattttctgtttcacaactgagaacactaaaATAGAatgaagctcatttgggtatgaaaaaagaaagaaaacaaacactctGTTGGTcttccattcattgtctatggagcagctccagactgtataccctatgacatcacaagtttaagACTTACTTCTCtagtttctggctttgagagagagaagctcatgttcacaaatattgaattCACTTTCTTAGACcattgaataaataataataatgtaattcctaatttaggtggtgttcccctttaagattcTCACTTGATACAGCTtcagtacattttattttacaccTTTATGTCAGTCAGATGAACAAATGTCTACAATATATTCCTCATCACTGCTCGTCTCAGTGAAATACTGCCTCAAGGACTAAGTTTAAAAGCAAGTTGACATGAGGGAGTATCAGTCAGTTTAAAAGCAAGTTGACATGAGGGAGTATCAGTCAGTCAGAAAGGCAGTTCACACATCTGACAGTTACACTTCTTGGGGAACTGAAACTGAAGACTGTCTTTAGGTCTGAATGCCTCGATGCTTGGGGTCAGTCAGGCTGAGCAGCCACAGTGAAGCTCTCTGTTGTCTCTTTAGACGTGCGTGGGGCTCAGAAGACTCATCTCTGTGGACTGATGTGTCTGCTGCCGCCAGCTTCTCCAGCTCCTCCCTGTGGATAAAGGAGGAAATGTAACTCCACATGGACTGCTTTCCTGTCACAGAGAAATGCTTAAAAAGGCATCATCTGATCTAAAAACATTCATGTTTCTGCACCTCTGTTTGGTCTGTTCGGCGGGGGGCTCGAAGCAGAGTGTTGGCCTTGAATCCAGCACCCAGGATCCTCATTGATTTTGCCCAGGTTGATGTTCCATTTGTTCCAGTTGACTTCCTCCACTCTGAGACGACAAGAGGACACATGCTCCAATTACTGTCTGCAGTGTGATGCATCAATCAGCTGTCAGAGGAGGCAAATTAGTGAAGAGCACAGTGTGCTGCGCATCAATCGATCCCGCTCACACAGCTGCAGCTTTTGTTAAATCTTCAAGCCTAAAACCGTTATCCGTTATTATTATAACTTGCTTGATTTTTATTGAGGTGGAACAGTTTTGGtgcaattgattttttttttacatgtaaaaGACATTTAGTAACATAGCAGACCCTTTCTACTatgttacaaaaacacaaacaagtctAAAAGCTGACCATACCAGCCAAAAATGTAGGTCAAATAACAACTTCAGTACTAACTCTCTCTTGCATTTTGGACATACGTGCAGATTTAGTGTCTTATCCAGCATACTGGACACAATAACTAAGCAGTAGACATATGAATATCATAGCCAATCACAAAATATGCCTCTActtgtatttcttatttattcaaCCATTATAAACATAGCAACCAGCCCTAGATTCATCTACTAGGGAGCCCTGTGTGTGCACTGAGCATGCATCCTGTTGCCTTTAAGTACCTGTCAGGACACAGTGCACAAGGCAGATTGCATACTGTACGTTGGCTTCACTATGTTTTGGTCCCAGAAACCAACTAGCGCCTCTACACTTGAAGTTAACATGCTCACAGTAACAATGATAACATGTTGATGGTGTAAGGTTTGCagtgttcaccatcttagtttagtatgttagaatgctaacatttgctaataaagtgctgcagggatgatgtttatttgtgtaggccaaccaggaagttagattcgccctggttccctggacaaaaagccaatgggatttttccattggatttgcTTGGAAAAGCTGACGTTAGGCTagaaacgaactacaccacggtcgcatgagagtgagtatacacaacgaagCTGTAAAGGTGAACGAGtcgacgtgatgacgtttagtaatctcatttagccacttaaagGCTTCGGCAAAACAAAATTTTGATCTTATGATGGCGGTAGATGAAAAGTTAATAGATCGAGTTATTATAATTCACCCTGAGTTGGAAGATGAATGTCTGGTCTGGaccaaatttcatgtcaatctATCCAATAATAAGATTTCagtttggaccaaagtggtggaccggccgacagaccaacattgccatccctggTTTAGCCTATGCGTGTTTTAGTAGTGCATATTACCAATAAATAATCGCATTATCAAAAACTCATTGCCACACAGCGTTGGGTCCTTATCTTTGATGGGGCAAGAACATTTATGATggaagtctgtgtgtgtcatgttaTCGTTAGTCTGACACACCGAACGTAGACCGTAAGCCTGCCATTGGTCGCCTATTTCAACCAGTATTCTCTTCCCCTTCCGCTATCTGCACCCAATACGattgtgattaatttaaagATACTATAGGGCATTACCCCTATACCAGAATGATCATGTATGGTGCTAGACCTTTCTTTAGCACTGACACAGCGCTGTGGAGAGAGGTCTGGCTATGTGAGACTATGTCATCCAGGTCGTTCACATGCAGCTATTGATGGAGCCTCTCCAAACGTAATCAGTCTCTGATTCTATTGTCACTGAACTGAAAGGAGCAAACCTGAAACACCGGCGGCAGTCTTTTTCAAGAGCAGTGCCGAGGTTCTTCTCCTCCCCGCAGCGAAACCTCCCCCTCAGACAGCAAAGCAGTCTTCTCTCCATATCCAGGATGGTGATAGCCCTCTGAAAACAGCCACAACACTTCATCAACATCACGGCTGCCTTTGGACAGACACTTGCCCCCGACAACAGAGCCGGCCCCGGACGTCTCACCTGTAGCTTCCAGATGCTGGCGCTCTCCTCTGTGGTCCTGTCCACGGTGCGGTTCATGAGGGCGATGAGCATGTTGAGCAGCAGGATGTAGGTGAGAATGATGTACGCGATGAGGAGCACGTAGAAGATCTCCGTGCTCTGGTGGTCCTGGGTGAACTCCATGTCGCCCATGCCGATGGTGAACTTGAAGAGCTGCAGTGTGGTGTAGGAGATGTTTCTGAAGGAGGGTTTTACACACTCCTCATCATGGGCAATGGGAACATAGAACCGCCCTGTACGATTAATTACAGTGATGTTCTTCACAGGAGGCTCTATGAGCAGGGTGACCACCGCTGACAGGACAAAGGAAACagattacatacagtacatcctcCATTCATATTGACAATAGGATCCTAAATGAAGTCCCCGCCTAAGACTACCTGCTGAAAATCCAAAGAGGAAGACGATGTAGACGAGGAGAAAGCGCAGGATATCACTGAGGAACATCtacaaagaagaagagagacaaaGGGCTTCAGGGATCGTTCACTGTGGTGTTCACTTGTGGTGCAGTGTGTGACCTGCGCGGACTACCTTCTGTATCATGATGCTGTAGATGCCCATGTGTCTGTCGCCCCTGGAGAAGTAGAGTATGTTCACCCAGCTGAGAGCCAGACACAGCACCAGGAAGTTGAGGTACTTGTGACTCCCGAACAGATACAGCCCGGCTGTGACCAGGAACAGGACGCCCTGCACAAAACTAGCAACAGCAGAGAAGCCACTGTGAGCCATCCTGCACAGCTTTGTGATTATAACAATGCAAATGTGTACTGTAAAACACAAAGCTACAATGAGGTTTGGCTGATATTTTACTACATAGTATGtgtacaaaaacaaactttaacaGGACacccttaaaggtgcagtgtgtaggatttggcggcatctagcagtgaggttgcaacaaactgaaacttctcccgtgtgccaagtgggTTGGTAGAACTACGGTGGAGCTACAGCCGCATACACGGGTATGTATAGTTTCAGTTACAATCACCAACCACTACAGTATAAATGATTCACAGATGCTGCCAGTTAAAAATGATTCCAAGTCCAATGGGCTCCTTTTGTTTCTGTGAAAAACACTGAACATGAATagaaaaactccacagggtacctttacatttttatcacatCTGGGAGATAAGCATTACTACTTACAAAAGAATCTCATAATATCCATCAATCAGCAACGTCTGCAGCTTCGGCCGTTTCCTCTTCATGTCTAGGATCTAGGGATTCACATTAGGTTTTTGATTAACTTCCACAATGTGGTGATATGAGCAACTGgatgttaatttaaaacatgtaagcaCATACATACCCCTATGAGAAAGAAGTAGCAGTTTGCCAGCGCTGTCACTAGCTGGCCTGAAACATACAGGTAATCCATTTTGGTGTGTTTGAGTTCAAATGGAGGCTGTTGGGCAGAAAGGAAACGAAAGCAGCATCAGCACAGGTCTGATCTAGGTCTGTCTGGGATGGCTGTTATTACACAGATCAGTTACACAGTTTGTAGCAGCCAGCTCACCGGTCCAGCTTTCTTATTGTAGGCTACGATGGTGAAGATGATCAGGTACGTGAGGTAGACCAGGAAGTTGAGAAAAAACATTCGACCTGCAAACCTCTTCCacttctcctccagcagccggCTCAGAGGCTCCATCTGGAGCATCTCGTGGCGGTTCTGAGAGGAGACAACATGTTGTGAGTTCAGAATAACGACAGCAGCCGCTCTGACAATGCTCTCATAATGCTGGGACTCACAGGAGTGTCGCTGCCGTAGACCAGTATCTCCATGACTGAGTTGTCCTCGTACGAGTCCACCGAGGCCAGGTCGTACAGGGAGCTGTGGACGGGCCCGTAAACCCACTCAGTGAATTTACGGGACAAATGTTTGGTGCTGCTGTCGTGGAATTCACGTTTCAGGATGTGTGAAAAAAGCTGCGGACAAATGAAGGAAAAGTCAATTACACTCATCCAAGTAGTAAAACATCGAGACTGAAATTGGGTTTTTAGAGGACCTAATAATTATTGTACGTCCTTGCCTGAACTTGAGAATTCGCGATACCTTAATAGattaaggttgatcgccgtcatgtcccttcagtcttcccccgtccaacacagtggccggatattgcttatccagacctCTCTACatacagcttttcatcattttccagCGAggtctttcccccaaaagggagatatatctttatatatatatatatatattatatcttttttaggacatggcaggggaacaaatcggagatcagcgttttggatttattgttggtgcaaccaactacacagcaattcttcggcatagcgttattactgttACCGGTTTGTTAAAGTAGAAgtatggagacatgtttcaacatcttctgtttcctctgtttccgtctatgagggacacagggttgttttcccccaaaagcgGGCGTGGTTATGcaagcctactctggatgatggattgccggtctgatgtacgCTGTGTCTGTAATGACTCTGCAGTAATGTTTACCCCAATCTTGCCGGTCTTGGCAGCCATCTTGAGAGGCGTCAGCCCCTTGTGGTTCTCGATGTCTTCCAGCATCAGCTTGGGGTGCAGTTGGGCGGTGGTCTTGAGGATGCGATCGTACATGCTGGTAATGAACTCTGTGTTATCCTTAGAGTTGTCGGCCACCACCACCAGGGCGTGCAGCACCGTGTTGCCGTGAGAGTCCGTCATCTTAGCGTCCGCTCGATGGTACTCGTTCTGCATGAGGAAGTCCACCAAGTCGGGCTGGTTGGTGCAGGCTGCCAGAGACAGAGGCAGCTCACCTGAGGACAACACAGCACTGTTAGctgtctccatgttgagagccgtaaggaggcaatagatatgctctaaATTCCGTActgagcacctttaagtaaaatgtaAGATTTTAAAGGGAATAGTGAAATGCAATTTCAGGAAATTCCCAACttagaaataatgaaaatgtattgCTTGATGTCGCTTGTTGTCACAAGATGTTGTGAAAATATAGAAGAGTCTCTCTGACAGTAATAGAAGCGGTAATATGTGACTTGTCTTGTCAGTAGATGATCTTTGTGTGAGGCTCCAGAGGAGGGCGCTCCTCCCTGCAGCAGCATGAACTCACCAAAGTAGAAGTTGGGGCCATCGTGTGGTTGGAAGAATGTTCCGCAGGCTTTGGCATCGACGGCTGCTCCTTTACTGACCAGCAGCTTCACGTAGAAAATACTCCTCCTCTCAATGGCTATAAAGAGAGCTGTCTGGCCTGCCAGAGTCACACATCAATACATATTGGAAAAAATCAGTCATAATCCTTTACATAGTCTTTGTTTGATGGACGACACAAAGTTTATTCTCTCAGCGGTTCTGCTTCACACACAGTTTACCTTCGTAGTAGCTGTTGGTGTAGGCCGCGTTCACAAACTTTTTAAGGTCGCCCATCCTCTCTGAAATGTCGATCAACAGCTCCACCGTCTCGTTCTTGCCGTCCCTGAGGTGCAGCAGAGCCTTCATCAGGGCGGTTTTACCATAGGACTGATCTGTGGGTGTAACCACACATTCAGGGAGATAACGCACAGGTTTCAAGCTTATACGGTTTTGGTGCAGCTGTTGCATTATGGGTCTCGCACTCACACAGAGAGTCGGAGAGTTTCTTCATGTTCTGGTGCAGGTACAGATGCAGATTGTCCAGCCTTCTGACGTCCCCGCTGGCCACCGCTTCAAACAACCTATCGATGGTAAACGACTTGCTGTCTCTCTTGTCAACCTTCTCACCTCGAATCCCTCTGttgacaaaacacattttacagtttacAAAAGATTCATGTAGGTCAGAAGGTCAAGCAGCTCCACACTCCACATTCATCAGCAGCGTGGGGCTTGATAATACACAGCACACATGCTATAACGGGTATTAAAACAAGGTAGAAATCACTTTATCTTCGCATGGTGAGGCTCACTTGTCAAAGTTGAGATTGAATCTAATTTTAGGCCCGGTCTCCTCCATTTCCTCCTGGTAATCAGTGTCCATGGGGGCCTTGGGCGACTCGTGGCCCGAACCCTGGGTAGAAGCCACACCACCCTTCTGCCTCgctttctcctcctccgtcctgTCGTCCGCCTCCAGCGAGAAGCCAAACATCTCTGACTTGTCCATCTCACCTCTTGCTCCAGTGGTCTGCAGAGACATGCAGTAAAAGTGCACATCATTCAGACAACAACCAGACCTGAATGAACCAACTGAATTTTCTCCTACACAACATAACATCGGGCAGGGACATATGATACAGTATcaattatggctgtcaaagttaacgccatgataacgcattaacgcaaattagttttaacgccactaacttctttaacgcaacttgcaatttttttgattttggcaggctcagaaaaaaactcaggaatccatcggtaccatccatgtcatactagcttgtcacgaaggagactaaataatgctctaaacttacgctaaattttggcaaggaaaaactggcatggccattttcaaaggggttccttgacctctgacctcaagatatgtgaatgaaaatgggttctatgggtacccacgagtctcccctttacacacatgcctactttatgataatcacttgcagtttggggcaagtcatagtcaagtcagcacactgacacactgacagctgttgttgcctgttgggctgcagtttgccatgttatgatttcataattttttttatgctgaatgcagtacttgtgagggtttctggacaatatttgtcattgttttgtgttgtcaattgatttccaataataaatatatacatacatttgcataaagcagcatatttgctcactctcatgttgataagagtattaaatacttgacaaacattttgaacagataaaaaaaacatgtgattaatctGCACTTAactgcgattaactatggacaatcatgcgattaatcgtgattgaatattttaatcgattgacagcactaatatCAATACATATGCATCCTCACAAAATACAGGAATatcagcaaaaaataataattcaaaaaacaagaataataattcaaaaaaatatacattaacTACTAGcaaaagtcaaaacaaaattaataaaacaagaaaataaaaataaagataatgGGTCATTTATGGGTCATCTTGGTCATGTGCTGAGCAGGAAGAAGGCGGAGGGAGAAGCTGCTAGGTCTCAATATGTCTAAGGAAGGGCTGCCAAACCCGTTCAAATTTGGAGCCACGTAGAGCATGTCTGATTTTCTCTCACTTCATGAAATGAAGTACATCAGCTAAGTAACTAACTAAGCTTAAGTATGCTTGACAAATCGTTAATCTTCTCTAGCCTCTAGAATTACTCAATCAAAGATCATTTTACTGTTCACAACTGTGTCAATGGGTCACTATGTGTTTGTGTCATCCGGGTCTGAAACATGTTTACCATGGGGGATCAC
This portion of the Sebastes umbrosus isolate fSebUmb1 chromosome 17, fSebUmb1.pri, whole genome shotgun sequence genome encodes:
- the trpv1 gene encoding transient receptor potential cation channel subfamily V member 1 isoform X1, which translates into the protein MQAKQHMRHTGSTPATSWTKRKNPVLNQEDNLEQQDLLLTTGARGEMDKSEMFGFSLEADDRTEEEKARQKGGVASTQGSGHESPKAPMDTDYQEEMEETGPKIRFNLNFDKGIRGEKVDKRDSKSFTIDRLFEAVASGDVRRLDNLHLYLHQNMKKLSDSLYQSYGKTALMKALLHLRDGKNETVELLIDISERMGDLKKFVNAAYTNSYYEGQTALFIAIERRSIFYVKLLVSKGAAVDAKACGTFFQPHDGPNFYFGELPLSLAACTNQPDLVDFLMQNEYHRADAKMTDSHGNTVLHALVVVADNSKDNTEFITSMYDRILKTTAQLHPKLMLEDIENHKGLTPLKMAAKTGKIGLFSHILKREFHDSSTKHLSRKFTEWVYGPVHSSLYDLASVDSYEDNSVMEILVYGSDTPNRHEMLQMEPLSRLLEEKWKRFAGRMFFLNFLVYLTYLIIFTIVAYNKKAGPPPFELKHTKMDYLYVSGQLVTALANCYFFLIGILDMKRKRPKLQTLLIDGYYEILFFVQGVLFLVTAGLYLFGSHKYLNFLVLCLALSWVNILYFSRGDRHMGIYSIMIQKMFLSDILRFLLVYIVFLFGFSAAVVTLLIEPPVKNITVINRTGRFYVPIAHDEECVKPSFRNISYTTLQLFKFTIGMGDMEFTQDHQSTEIFYVLLIAYIILTYILLLNMLIALMNRTVDRTTEESASIWKLQRAITILDMERRLLCCLRGRFRCGEEKNLGTALEKDCRRCFRVEEVNWNKWNINLGKINEDPGCWIQGQHSASSPPPNRPNRGRSWRSWRQQTHQSTEMSLLSPTHV
- the trpv1 gene encoding transient receptor potential cation channel subfamily V member 1 isoform X2: MDKSEMFGFSLEADDRTEEEKARQKGGVASTQGSGHESPKAPMDTDYQEEMEETGPKIRFNLNFDKGIRGEKVDKRDSKSFTIDRLFEAVASGDVRRLDNLHLYLHQNMKKLSDSLYQSYGKTALMKALLHLRDGKNETVELLIDISERMGDLKKFVNAAYTNSYYEGQTALFIAIERRSIFYVKLLVSKGAAVDAKACGTFFQPHDGPNFYFGELPLSLAACTNQPDLVDFLMQNEYHRADAKMTDSHGNTVLHALVVVADNSKDNTEFITSMYDRILKTTAQLHPKLMLEDIENHKGLTPLKMAAKTGKIGLFSHILKREFHDSSTKHLSRKFTEWVYGPVHSSLYDLASVDSYEDNSVMEILVYGSDTPNRHEMLQMEPLSRLLEEKWKRFAGRMFFLNFLVYLTYLIIFTIVAYNKKAGPPPFELKHTKMDYLYVSGQLVTALANCYFFLIGILDMKRKRPKLQTLLIDGYYEILFFVQGVLFLVTAGLYLFGSHKYLNFLVLCLALSWVNILYFSRGDRHMGIYSIMIQKMFLSDILRFLLVYIVFLFGFSAAVVTLLIEPPVKNITVINRTGRFYVPIAHDEECVKPSFRNISYTTLQLFKFTIGMGDMEFTQDHQSTEIFYVLLIAYIILTYILLLNMLIALMNRTVDRTTEESASIWKLQRAITILDMERRLLCCLRGRFRCGEEKNLGTALEKDCRRCFRVEEVNWNKWNINLGKINEDPGCWIQGQHSASSPPPNRPNRGRSWRSWRQQTHQSTEMSLLSPTHV